One window from the genome of Moorena sp. SIOASIH encodes:
- a CDS encoding DNA cytosine methyltransferase, whose product MKHTAISLFCGAGGCSLGFKQAGYSILYANDKDAAAVETYRINFPESLCSNEDIDNVDFGKVLSEIVMKPGELDILIGGPPCQGFSTAGSRFWDDPRNNLLKQYVKALTILKPKWFIMENVEGLLTSNKGKYVYEAAKAFIELGYWIRIEKIYSQEYGIPQRRKRVLIIGNRLGHDFRMPAPKFKVSGQLFRNSDITISHAINSLPPATKDKGTLLKPLTSPPQDDFDSLLRGNATQISDHYYPSINGIQLKRIIALKPGQTMKDLPEELQHESFKKRANRRVADGMPTEKRGGAPSGLKRLIGNEPSLTITGAATRELIHPVENRPLTIREAARIQTFPDDFVFCGNASQKIQQIGNAIPPILARVFAEHIRDDYGFEGAQDNEGRMLGFLLTKAGAMSPALKNTEVLLNSLMETNKAYQGKYSAISSCATRTLREQLSAIS is encoded by the coding sequence ATGAAACACACAGCTATTAGTCTATTTTGCGGTGCAGGTGGATGTTCTCTTGGGTTTAAACAAGCTGGATATTCAATTCTTTATGCAAATGATAAAGATGCGGCAGCAGTTGAAACATATAGAATAAATTTTCCAGAGTCGTTATGTAGCAATGAGGATATCGATAACGTAGATTTTGGGAAGGTTCTTTCTGAAATAGTCATGAAACCAGGAGAACTCGACATATTGATAGGCGGACCTCCATGTCAAGGCTTCTCCACAGCGGGCTCAAGGTTCTGGGATGATCCAAGAAATAATTTGCTTAAGCAATACGTTAAAGCACTAACTATTTTGAAGCCAAAATGGTTTATTATGGAGAATGTTGAAGGGCTACTTACCTCCAACAAAGGAAAATATGTATACGAAGCCGCTAAGGCGTTCATTGAGCTGGGTTATTGGATTAGAATTGAGAAAATTTATTCTCAAGAATACGGTATACCACAAAGACGAAAGCGAGTTTTAATCATCGGGAATAGGTTGGGGCATGACTTTAGAATGCCAGCACCAAAATTTAAAGTCTCCGGTCAACTATTCCGTAACTCTGACATTACTATTTCTCATGCAATAAACAGTTTACCGCCAGCAACAAAAGATAAGGGCACCCTACTAAAACCTTTAACATCGCCTCCTCAAGATGATTTTGATTCTCTTCTTCGTGGAAATGCCACACAAATATCCGACCATTACTACCCAAGTATTAACGGCATCCAGCTAAAAAGAATTATTGCCTTAAAGCCAGGTCAAACCATGAAGGATTTGCCAGAGGAACTACAGCATGAGTCATTTAAGAAGAGAGCAAATAGGCGCGTTGCTGATGGCATGCCCACAGAAAAGCGAGGTGGAGCGCCATCCGGACTTAAAAGACTGATTGGAAATGAGCCGAGCTTAACCATCACTGGGGCTGCCACCAGAGAGTTAATACACCCAGTGGAAAACAGACCTTTAACGATAAGAGAGGCAGCACGAATTCAAACCTTTCCAGATGATTTTGTATTTTGTGGGAATGCCTCTCAGAAAATCCAGCAAATAGGCAATGCAATTCCACCAATTTTGGCTCGTGTATTTGCTGAACATATCCGTGATGATTATGGCTTCGAGGGCGCTCAAGACAATGAAGGTCGCATGCTGGGCTTTTTGCTTACAAAGGCAGGGGCTATGAGCCCAGCGTTAAAAAATACAGAAGTTTTGCTTAATAGCCTGATGGAAACTAATAAAGCCTATCAAGGTAAGTATTCAGCTATCAGCTCATGCGCTACGCGCACGCTACGCGAACAGCTATCAGCTATCAGCTAA
- the alaS gene encoding alanine--tRNA ligase, producing MPDIPNYLRGNEIRQTFLDFYSQRQHKVLPSASLVPEDPTVLLTIAGMLPFKPIFLGQRQSEFPRATTSQKCIRNNDIENVGRTARHHTFFEMLGNFSFGDYFKEQAIAWAWELSTEVFGLPPERLVVSVFRDDDEAFAIWRDKIGIPAYRIQRLGEEDNYWKSGPTGPCGPCSEIYYDFHPELGDETIDLEDDTRFIEFYNLVFMEYNQDAEGNRTPLDKQNIDTGMGLERMAQILQQVPNNYETDLIFPIVKTAAEIAGVNYSKSDEKTKVSLKVIGDHIRAIVHMIADGITASNTGRGYVLRRLLRRVVRHGRLIGIDGEFTWEVAQTAIALSESAYPNVREREKTIKAEMEREESQFLKTLERGEKLLAEILAKKPQQISGTDAFTLYDTYGFPVELTEEIAEEQGLTVDLDGFEVEMERQRERARVAHETIDLTVQGSLDQLGEHIHSTAFLGYTEPQSMAKVEALLVDGKSVESAGAGSKVQVILDQTPFYAESGGQIGDRGYLSGDALLVSIEDVQKESDFFVHFGTVERGNLGVGTTVTAQIDRACRRRVQANHSATHLLQAALKKIVDPSISQAGSLVAFDRLRFDFNCPRALTSEELEQIESQVNTWISEAHTADVEVMPLTKAKAKGATAMFGEKYGSEVRVIDFPGVSMELCGGTHVNNTAEIGVFKIISSAGVASGIRRIEAVAGPAVLDYLNVRDKVVKDLCDRFKAQPEELPERISNLQQELKATNKQLDALKQQLALAKSDQLLAEAKSVGEFKVLVAKMEGVEPEGLKSVAQQLQQKLGESAVVLGSVPSPDKVSLVAAFSKGVNQKGLQAGKFIGAIAKICGGGGGGRPNLAQAGGKDGSKLGEALDSALEQLLEGLQ from the coding sequence ATGCCCGATATCCCTAATTATTTGCGCGGTAACGAAATCCGGCAAACTTTCCTCGATTTCTACTCCCAACGGCAACACAAGGTACTGCCAAGTGCTTCCCTAGTACCCGAAGACCCGACGGTGTTGCTGACAATTGCAGGAATGTTGCCGTTTAAACCGATTTTTCTAGGACAACGTCAGTCGGAATTCCCTCGCGCCACCACGTCCCAAAAATGTATCCGCAACAATGATATTGAGAATGTGGGACGCACCGCACGGCATCATACTTTTTTTGAGATGCTGGGGAATTTTAGTTTTGGGGATTATTTTAAGGAACAAGCGATCGCATGGGCATGGGAACTATCTACAGAGGTATTCGGTTTGCCACCAGAACGCTTAGTAGTGAGTGTGTTTCGGGATGATGACGAAGCGTTTGCTATCTGGCGGGATAAAATTGGGATACCAGCCTATCGCATCCAGCGCTTGGGTGAAGAGGATAATTATTGGAAATCGGGTCCGACCGGTCCGTGTGGTCCGTGTTCAGAAATTTACTACGATTTTCACCCAGAACTGGGAGATGAGACTATTGACTTGGAAGATGATACCAGGTTTATTGAGTTCTATAACCTGGTATTCATGGAATACAACCAGGATGCTGAGGGTAACCGCACCCCGTTAGATAAGCAAAATATTGATACGGGGATGGGGCTGGAGAGGATGGCGCAAATCCTCCAGCAAGTGCCGAATAATTATGAAACTGATTTAATTTTCCCGATTGTAAAAACGGCAGCGGAAATTGCTGGGGTTAACTATAGCAAGAGTGATGAGAAGACGAAGGTTTCTCTGAAGGTTATAGGTGACCATATCCGGGCAATCGTTCATATGATTGCGGATGGGATTACGGCTTCTAATACGGGACGGGGTTATGTGTTGCGCCGTTTGCTCCGTCGAGTGGTGCGTCATGGCCGTTTGATTGGGATTGATGGGGAATTTACCTGGGAAGTAGCTCAAACAGCGATCGCATTATCTGAATCAGCTTATCCTAATGTGCGGGAACGGGAAAAGACTATCAAAGCCGAAATGGAGCGGGAAGAGTCTCAATTCCTGAAAACCCTGGAACGGGGTGAGAAGCTGCTGGCTGAGATTTTGGCAAAGAAGCCTCAGCAGATTTCTGGCACAGATGCGTTTACGCTCTATGATACCTATGGTTTCCCAGTGGAATTAACTGAGGAAATTGCTGAAGAACAGGGCTTAACGGTAGACCTCGATGGCTTCGAGGTGGAAATGGAACGCCAGCGGGAACGGGCTAGAGTTGCCCATGAAACGATTGATTTAACGGTACAGGGTAGCTTAGATCAGCTAGGGGAACATATCCATAGCACGGCATTCCTGGGTTACACTGAACCCCAGTCTATGGCTAAGGTAGAGGCTTTGCTAGTTGATGGGAAGTCGGTGGAATCCGCTGGAGCTGGGAGTAAGGTTCAGGTGATTTTGGATCAGACCCCATTCTATGCAGAATCTGGGGGACAAATAGGCGATCGCGGTTATCTGTCTGGGGATGCGCTATTGGTTAGCATCGAAGATGTTCAGAAGGAATCGGATTTCTTTGTCCACTTCGGTACTGTCGAACGGGGAAATTTAGGGGTAGGCACAACAGTAACGGCTCAAATTGACCGGGCTTGTCGCCGTCGAGTACAAGCTAACCATAGTGCGACCCATCTATTGCAAGCGGCTCTGAAAAAAATTGTTGACCCAAGCATCTCTCAGGCAGGGTCTTTGGTGGCTTTTGACCGCTTGCGCTTTGACTTCAATTGCCCTCGCGCTCTGACATCGGAAGAGTTAGAGCAAATTGAGTCACAAGTTAATACTTGGATTAGTGAAGCCCATACCGCAGATGTGGAGGTGATGCCCTTGACAAAAGCTAAGGCTAAGGGCGCAACCGCTATGTTTGGGGAAAAGTATGGCTCGGAGGTCAGGGTGATTGATTTCCCTGGTGTCTCGATGGAATTGTGTGGTGGTACCCATGTCAACAATACTGCTGAGATTGGCGTGTTTAAGATTATCTCTTCCGCAGGGGTGGCGTCTGGGATTAGGCGGATAGAAGCAGTGGCTGGACCGGCGGTGCTGGATTATCTGAATGTGCGGGATAAGGTGGTTAAGGATTTATGCGATCGCTTTAAGGCACAACCGGAAGAGTTACCTGAACGGATTAGTAATTTACAACAGGAACTCAAGGCTACTAATAAACAGTTAGATGCCCTGAAGCAACAACTGGCTTTGGCAAAATCTGACCAGTTGTTAGCGGAAGCTAAGTCAGTCGGTGAGTTCAAGGTTCTGGTAGCGAAGATGGAGGGAGTAGAACCAGAGGGCTTAAAAAGTGTTGCGCAACAGCTACAGCAGAAGCTGGGAGAAAGTGCAGTAGTGTTGGGTTCAGTGCCTAGTCCCGACAAGGTCAGTTTAGTGGCAGCCTTTAGTAAGGGTGTTAATCAGAAAGGCTTGCAGGCTGGGAAGTTTATTGGTGCGATCGCTAAAATTTGCGGTGGTGGTGGCGGTGGACGACCTAACTTGGCTCAAGCTGGTGGAAAAGATGGCAGTAAGTTAGGGGAAGCTCTTGATAGCGCTTTGGAACAGTTGTTGGAAGGGTTGCAGTGA
- a CDS encoding heavy-metal-associated domain-containing protein: protein MAVVQLKVPSIACDVCAKTITEGILQQEPDSKVTVDVTSKTVRVETEASEDSIRQIITTVGHTVD, encoded by the coding sequence ATGGCAGTAGTACAGTTAAAAGTTCCCAGTATTGCGTGTGATGTCTGTGCCAAGACCATTACCGAAGGTATACTCCAACAGGAGCCAGACTCTAAAGTCACAGTGGATGTAACATCAAAGACGGTTAGAGTTGAAACCGAAGCGTCTGAAGACTCAATTAGACAGATCATAACGACTGTCGGTCACACCGTGGATTAA
- a CDS encoding diguanylate cyclase translates to MLRLLIQGECISSKELTINKNDASIDASILVVGNKQFITTFVKRTCYIRSSTVEVSLELDDVIQHIKTRQPAILILQATQVASLQLCRQIKEQKLLGWIYCILINDLPEIAITKMGRDPNWELRECAQALENGADAYLRISSISNQDSPIAVAEHRLLKAQIQAGLRGVRLYREAMQTNDFLSRIALVDPLTELSNRRAMEWELPRQVENAFSQSTPLSLIILDVDYFKSINDNYGHPVGDSALKLLASRLKHNLRIKDSLFRYGGEEFVIILSHTDCEEARAVANRVRHIISDQPFQIDRRLVLPITISLGVASLNNTDDHRGESLLRSADHNLRIAKSNGRNQVYCCCNH, encoded by the coding sequence GTGTTAAGATTATTGATTCAGGGTGAATGTATTAGCTCTAAAGAGCTAACTATAAATAAAAACGATGCTTCTATAGATGCTTCTATATTAGTGGTAGGAAATAAACAGTTTATCACTACATTTGTGAAGCGGACTTGCTATATAAGGTCTAGCACTGTCGAGGTATCTTTGGAACTTGATGATGTCATACAACACATCAAGACTAGACAACCCGCTATTTTAATTTTGCAGGCAACGCAGGTCGCTAGTTTACAACTATGTCGTCAAATTAAAGAACAAAAGCTGCTCGGTTGGATATACTGCATTTTGATCAATGACTTGCCCGAAATAGCGATTACAAAAATGGGCCGAGACCCAAACTGGGAGTTAAGAGAATGTGCTCAAGCTCTAGAAAACGGTGCAGATGCCTACTTACGGATCAGTTCAATCAGTAATCAAGACTCACCCATAGCTGTAGCAGAACATCGGTTGCTTAAGGCACAAATTCAGGCAGGGTTACGAGGAGTGCGACTATACCGGGAAGCAATGCAGACTAATGATTTCCTATCTAGGATAGCATTGGTTGATCCCTTGACAGAATTGAGCAATCGTCGGGCAATGGAATGGGAGTTACCCCGACAAGTCGAAAATGCGTTTAGTCAATCAACGCCCCTGAGTCTGATTATCCTAGATGTAGACTATTTCAAGTCCATCAACGACAACTACGGACATCCGGTAGGCGATAGCGCTCTCAAGCTACTGGCAAGTCGTCTCAAACATAACCTACGTATTAAAGATTCCCTCTTTCGTTATGGTGGAGAAGAGTTTGTGATCATTCTTAGTCACACTGACTGTGAAGAAGCCCGAGCAGTGGCTAACCGAGTGCGACATATTATTAGCGATCAACCGTTTCAGATTGATAGAAGATTAGTGCTCCCAATTACCATTAGCTTGGGTGTTGCTTCCCTTAACAATACGGACGACCATAGAGGGGAAAGCCTACTGCGATCTGCTGACCATAACCTACGGATTGCTAAATCTAATGGTCGCAATCAGGTTTATTGTTGTTGCAATCACTAA
- a CDS encoding DUF3800 domain-containing protein, which produces MQSLKQLLKQAKKKKSLPFIMDEEDHILINNFSHFYLRPIYLFKNSNHIFDNEVNISDIITSYKIIDDSQEIKNYSFIDSKNNLFVQASDIFVGLMGKLSNYINTNSREQIIRDFNSLSEKQLNTIDFLIKLIEKSKNKNVAFLNWIDSHEELTKIHLICEMRSF; this is translated from the coding sequence TTGCAATCCCTCAAGCAACTACTTAAACAAGCAAAGAAAAAAAAATCACTTCCATTCATCATGGACGAAGAAGATCATATTTTGATAAATAATTTTTCGCATTTTTATCTAAGACCTATATATTTGTTCAAGAATTCAAATCATATTTTTGATAATGAGGTAAATATTTCGGATATTATTACCAGTTATAAAATTATTGATGACAGTCAAGAAATAAAAAACTATTCTTTTATTGATTCAAAAAACAATTTATTTGTTCAGGCTTCAGATATTTTTGTTGGCTTAATGGGTAAACTGTCGAATTACATAAATACCAATTCGAGAGAACAAATAATACGTGATTTTAATTCATTATCCGAGAAGCAATTGAATACTATTGATTTTCTTATAAAATTGATAGAAAAATCTAAAAACAAGAATGTTGCTTTTTTGAATTGGATAGATAGTCATGAAGAATTAACAAAAATACATTTGATATGTGAAATGAGAAGTTTTTAA
- a CDS encoding DUF433 domain-containing protein, whose translation MSDLLERITINPRQCGGRPCIRGMRIRVSDVLDLFAAGLTAEQILEEMPDLEANDLQAALLYASRKLNHPVLVP comes from the coding sequence ATGTCAGATTTGCTTGAAAGAATTACCATTAATCCAAGACAGTGCGGTGGTCGTCCTTGTATTCGAGGTATGAGAATTAGAGTATCGGATGTACTAGATTTGTTTGCAGCTGGACTTACTGCTGAGCAAATCTTAGAAGAAATGCCTGATTTAGAAGCAAATGATTTGCAGGCAGCGCTTTTATATGCCTCACGTAAGCTTAATCATCCGGTGCTGGTGCCATGA
- a CDS encoding DUF5615 family PIN-like protein: MTIWVDAHLSPGIATWINNTFGVTALALRDIGLRDAEDPDIFEAAKAQSVIFMTKDSDFVDLVDRLGSPPQIIWLTCGNTSNDRLREILSATLPEALELLGSGEALVEIRGD, from the coding sequence ATGACAATTTGGGTAGACGCACATTTGTCGCCTGGGATTGCAACTTGGATTAACAATACTTTTGGAGTGACAGCATTAGCTTTACGGGATATTGGTTTGAGAGATGCTGAAGATCCTGATATTTTTGAGGCAGCAAAGGCTCAAAGCGTTATTTTCATGACTAAAGACAGTGATTTTGTCGATCTAGTCGATCGCCTTGGCTCACCACCTCAAATTATCTGGTTGACCTGTGGTAACACCTCAAATGATCGGTTGCGAGAAATTTTGAGTGCTACTTTACCAGAAGCACTAGAGCTTCTAGGGTCTGGTGAAGCATTAGTTGAAATTAGGGGAGACTAG